Genomic window (Marmota flaviventris isolate mMarFla1 chromosome X, mMarFla1.hap1, whole genome shotgun sequence):
ATAAGCATGTGTTCTCCTGCTGAGCCCTACCCCCAGCCATTCAGTGGATTTGTGTTGAGGATTGAGGCCTACACTGTGCTTACTCCCAGCTGGCAGGGGTCAGAGTCTGGTGGGGCAGATTCAGAGTACAGGCCTCATCCCTACCCTCAGGTGTCACAGAGATAACAGAAATGGAGTCAAGACAACCAGAGTGCAAGAGGTTGAAAAGGAAACAGTGCCGAGGGGGAAATCAAGGGGCAATGCAAGATATACATCCTTTAAAGCAAGCTGCAGCTCATAAAAGGGCATTACCACCAGGTTGAAGAGGGGGACTCTCTCCTGAGGGATGCAACAAAAGCCACAggaagctgggcaaggtggcacacacctgtaaccccagtgactcaggaggctaaggcaggaggattgcaagttcaaatccagcctcagcaatagatagatagatagatagatagatagatagggctaggaatgtggctcagtgcttaagcatccctgggttcaatccttggtacaaaaaaaaaaaaaaaagaaagaaaagaaagccacagGAACATGGTGAGGTGAAGTTTGCAGAGGTCAGTCTCCCTCTACCTCCTGGAGAATGTGTTCTACTCTGTGGTGTTGGTTCAGATGGGACTTCTTTGGGTTTCTAGCTTCCCAGCCCACCTCAGAAGTCAGCAGCCTCTCATTAAACCCTGATATCAAAAGGGCAGCCTCTTCAGCTCACCAACACACTGGCTACTATCTGAACCATCTTTGTAATTATAGCCCCTCCCCAAGCCAGGGGTAATGCCTACAtcctccctgggttccatctttcTGCCTGTTCTGCCCCTACCTGCTCCTGGAGTCTCACCAAAAGTGAATCATACTATCAAGCCCTCCAGGGCACAAACGGTTGCTTCTCTCTTACCTTTTTTTTAGTCCTACTCTGTAGTGGGTGGTTCACCCTAAAAACCTGGGAATAAATTTATCCCCATCTCTGCCCCCTAGTAGCTCTACACACTGTTGGGGAAGACAGACTAGGAGCTGGCAGCTTAGACAGGCTGCCAATGTGAATGAGAATTAGAGTACTTGGAGTGAGctgcctctcttcccctcctggaTGTGGGATCCTAAATGTTCTGTCTGAGCCTGTGtcctcagccaaaaaaaaaaaaagccagcagGCCTGGCAGAGCACCAGTTATAGATATGTGGGCCCTTTTTTAacgtttattttttaacttatttttatgtggtgctgaggatcaaacccagtgcctctcacatgctaggcaagcactttaccactgagctaaaactaCACGCAGCCCTGGGgcccccttttatttattttgctcactTTACTAGCTTTGAGACTCTGAGTAAGTTACTAAACCTCATtgggcctccattttctcatctgtagaatgggaatGACAATGACAAAATCCCAACCTGACAGGCCCTGTGTAAAGACCAAACAAGATCATggaagggccagggatgtggcttagtagtagaatGCTACCTCAGCATGCTCCaagacctgggttccatctccagcatggtaaaaaaaagaaaactagaccATGGATCATAGATACAAAGTGTTTCTGTTAGGAACAAAGCAACATAAAGAGTAATTGAGTGCTGTACCTTATTGGGATCTAagatgcacctttattttatgtaccCTTTACCAAGAGAGGGAAAAGTGCTGCTAATTAAATGATATGGTATCATTTAATTAAACCAATTAAGACTCATCTTCATTTCAGAGATATTAAACTATGAAGAGAGTACATgtttaagaatgaataaaatgtgcTAACATCCTCTGTAGGATGTGGATGAAAATGCTCTGCAAAAATGTCaaagtttgggggctggggttgtagctcagcggtagagcacttgcctagcacccctgggttcaatcctcagtaccacatagaaaTACAACTAaactacaactacaactaaaaaatatattttttttaaaaaaatgtcaaagtttGGACCAAACAAGGAAGGGTGCAAAGGAGTAAAGGGCTGCCCATGTGGCAGAAACTGTCAGTACAGATTGTTGGTGTCCCTAGAGGGGAAGAAGAGCATGGCATCCAGGTTTCATAGCACCTAGGAAGTATCTGGAACCACATAATACAGTAATGTCTCTgtgataaaatatagaatattcacCCCAAATAGGATAACAAAGACTATAAATAAGCCCTTTTGAGGTCAGGTTGGGGTTTGCAGCCAGATGGGTTACAAAAAACCCTTTCACTTTCTGAGCATTTTGGATTTACTGACTTTTGGACTCTACCACCTGAGTCTCACTGTGTACTGAGCACTGTTTCACATAGAATAACTAGTTAAgccgagcatggtggcacatgcctgtaatccctgtggctcgggaggcttaggcaggaggattgtaagttcaaagtcagcctctcagcaacttagcgagaccctaagcaactgagcaagacactgtctctaaatttaaaaatatataaaaagactggggatgtggctaagtggtaaagcacccttgggtttaatccctggtaccaaaacaaacaaacaaacaaaaaacactagtTAAATGTTTCTAACAAGAGAGACCAGTAAtgtagaggaaggagatcaggggaaaggagagaaaaggggagatactactagggaatgagattgagtaaattatgctatgtacagaTATGAATGTAGAACAATGAATTCctcttttatatataactataatgtaccaattaatttttttaaataaatacctcTAACAAGCATATAAAGTGGGTGTTGttatcattcccattttccagattaggaaactgagagGTGAAGAGGGATGCAATCTCAGGCAGGCTGGCTCCAGGGCTCACCCTCCTACCCACTTGCTGTGCTGCCTCTTCCAAAGCCATGTGGGAAGATAAATTTTGTTCTGGCAGGGTTTGGAGACCTGTTGCCTCACTGAGAGGATTCATAGGTCTTAGGGTGCCAGAGGGGGCCTGAAAGTCACTGAATGTAGCAAAGTGGGAGATCAAGGAACcatggagagggctggggtcgtggctcagcggtagagcgctcacctcacatgtacgagaccctgggttcaatcctcagcaccacataaaaataaatgaataaaataaaggtatcctgtccaactacaactaaagaataaatatttgggaaaaaaggAACTGTGGAGAGAATGTGTGGAGAGTGGGAAGAGTGAGAAGGCCCCTGAAAACCTTGCTGTTTCTGTATAGAGGAGTGAAGACATTAAGCTCAGAGAACTCAGGCTGCCTGTGGACTATAGGCTCTTCCTCCTGTATGTccctgtgtgtgttttcttccatTCAGCATGGTTAGGCCAAAATGCTTCCAGCTCAGGACAGCATCTAAGACTGTCCAGGGCCAATGGGATCTGGATAACTCCCCCTCTGGACCTGTCAGGGGCCACCCACAGTAAGCATACACCCTCCTCAAGATCCAGAGTATCAGGTCCCTGAGAATGTACAAACTTCCTTCAGCTTGTCAGAGTGACTACAGGTATAGACTTAAGTCCCAGGCTATCCAGATCCATTGGGGATGAGGATACTTCTTTTTTCTGACTCAGGACAGCATGAGTGTGGAAACTTTCTAAGTCAGGGCCCTCTGTAGTGTGGAGAGCTTGAGCCCTTCCTCCAGGTCATTGGGTCACTCTAAGATGTGGATCCCTATTCCTGCTGCTGACAGGAACCCTCTGGGTGTGGAcgcctcctccttcctcagactgTCTGGCCCTCCAGCATGTGGCTATTTCCTCCAGCAGATCATCTCGGGTGTGACAGTCCCTTTGTCCAGACTGTTAGGTCCTTCTGTGTTGTAGACGGTTCTGCCTCTTGGATCTGATTTCTCTACTCTCTGGTTCCTCAAAATGGGAGCCTCTCCTCACTATCAGTGTCATTACTACAGTGTAGACACCCTTAGGTATGTGTCCCTCAGGCCACTTTCTGTCATTTCTCAACCATATCACACCCCTGATATATATACTATGGAAGTATATGGAGGTATTTGGGGTTGTCCTGACTCTATGGCACACTTATAGATTTAGATGGTCAAGGTTCAGAGATGCTAAATATCTCCCAATGTATGATACAGGTATACATGAAAAAGAATTGCTCCCCGACAAATGCTCATCATGTTCTATGTTAGGAGGTGACACGTTCTGTTGTAGTCCCTTGCAGATTACTCACCTAGACCCCTTCTGTTTTGCACCTGAGCACACAGCTAAAGCACACATACCCACACCCACCCCCCGCCTCCCTTACACTGAGGTAAGGCCAGTGGCTCAGTTCCAGTCAATAAAGTGTGGGCAGAAGTGACATGCACTGCATCCAGACCTGAGCCATTAGAACCCTAACTATCTATCCCCAACTGGGCCCACCCGCCAAGCAATGCTGACAAACTAGCAATGACTTAGATATTCAAAAGCACAGGAAAGTCACAAGAGGGAAAGAACCTAAATGTTAGAGTCACTGTGAAATGATGCCCACCCAAACACCCACACTGGACCATTCGTGAGCAAACCAGCTCCTGATGTGCAGAACCACTAAGATTTGGGGGTTGTACATTATAGCAGCTGGCCTGTCTAATGTACCCTGTCTTTCCCCAGGGTGACCTGAAAGTCTACAGAAGGTAGCCAACCTCTGTCCAAGATGTGTCTCTGTCCTATTCTAGAATTTTCACCTTCCTTTTGTGTAGTATAGTGAAAGGTGTTTCTTTGGGTAGATGATGCTTGTGATAAGATGGCCCCTTGTGAGATAAGAAGGGGACAGGCCTTTTCAGGTGACACAACCCTGTGCTTTTAGACCACATAACCTCTGAAAGAATTAACCTTGGTTCCCACTTTCCTTCTTTGCTAGGTACCCTTATGAAGCCACCCCTGTCCAGAAGTACTTCAATCTTCTTTTCATTACAAGCATGGTCATGCTGTTGGTACCAGCTTGGAATACTAGCCCCTACCAGGATGCTGCTATGACACTCAGAACCACCTCTCAGGCCTTTCCCACAAGGAAAGCAGGGGAGTTTCAAATACATACTGCAGAAGCTGGATGCATACATAGCAAGACACATAATAGGAAAAGCTGCACACGCATGCCAATCCCATCTCCCTACCTCTCCCACATACTCCATGACGAAGCTGTTCTTGCGAATCTTCTCTAGAGTGCGTACACCCCAGCCACGCCCATCATCTGTGCGGAAGATGCAGAGATCGTAGCGGATGCCCTTCTGTACTACGCGGTTGGGGCAGTCATAGCCGCAGCGGCAGCGGGAGTTGCACTCATAGATGGGCAGACCGGCTCGCAGCCGCACCTGGCCTTGGTCATTGTAGGCAAACTTATGCAGGGATGCCCCAGGGCAGCAGCCTCCAGCTGGTGCCCATAGACAGTCCTGACACTCGCAGCCTACGGCCACCTGGTTGAGGGTGATACCCTCACCAACACGGTACTCATTGATATACACGAAGGCCCGTGGGGGGCCATCCAGGTCCACCTCATTCTCCACAGTAATGCGTCCTAGGTGGCTGCGCTTGGCATTGAGCTCCTGCTCCCAGCGCTGAAGTGCCCGCCTCTGCTTGGCCTTCTGCACGAGGTAGTTGGCCAAACTTGGGTCCAGATGCCGGGGTGGCTTCAACCTGTGATGCCGGCGGAGCAGCTCCTTTTCTAAGTCCTTGTGGAACTGCTTAAGAATGCGCACACACTTGAGATTCTGCCTTGGTTCCCAGGTGCTCTCTGAGTCAGGGTATCCACGCCACTTTACCAGGTAATATTCCTGTTCCTATTGAAGGGGGGCAGAGGTTTGAGGTCACCGGAAGTGGTGAGACCTATGGGACAACGGAGACCATTCACCCCTTCCCACTCCTCTTCTGGAACAATTCTGTGCAATGGCTAGAAAGCATGGAGCTCTGGAATGAGGATTATTAGGTTCAACTCCCACTCTTCCTCCTTACTATCTGTCCaaattcctactttttttttggtaccagggattgaactcaggggtgtttaaccactgggcaacatcaccagtcctttttatttattattttgagacagggtctcgctaagttacttagggcctcactaagttataaggctggctttgaacttgcaattctcctatctcagtctcccaagccactgggattacaggtgtgtaccaacaTGCCCAGCTCCTACTTTTCATGTAATCTTCCAAACCTActccttcctctgtcttctccatcatttcttccttccttctaacTATTCTGGCCCAAACTCCTGGAGTCATCCTTGACTAGTCATTTGCTCCCACACCCTACATCTACCCTCAGCACATCCTGTTAGCCCCATCTTCTAAATACATCTGGAATCTGACCCCTTCAAACCATCAAATAACCATATGGCTTGCCAAGCCCCAGGAGTCCAGGAGCTATCTCACTGGTTCCCATTTCTGCCCTTGTCCCTATATGTTATTCTCTAC
Coding sequences:
- the Suv39h1 gene encoding histone-lysine N-methyltransferase SUV39H1 isoform X2; translation: MAENLKGCSVCCKSSWNQLQDLCRLAKLSCPALGISKRNLYDFEVEYLCDYKKIREQEYYLVKWRGYPDSESTWEPRQNLKCVRILKQFHKDLEKELLRRHHRLKPPRHLDPSLANYLVQKAKQRRALQRWEQELNAKRSHLGRITVENEVDLDGPPRAFVYINEYRVGEGITLNQVAVGCECQDCLWAPAGGCCPGASLHKFAYNDQGQVRLRAGLPIYECNSRCRCGYDCPNRVVQKGIRYDLCIFRTDDGRGWGVRTLEKIRKNSFVMEYVGEIITSEEAERRGQIYDRQGATYLFDLDYVEDVYTVDAAYYGNISHFVNHSVYNVFIDNLDERLPRIAFFATRTIRAGEELTFDYNMQVDPVDMESTRMDSNFGLAGLPGSPKKRVRIECKCGTESCRKYLF
- the Suv39h1 gene encoding histone-lysine N-methyltransferase SUV39H1 isoform X1, whose translation is MAENLKGCSVCCKSSWNQLQDLCRLAKLSCPALGISKRNLYDFEVEYLCDYKKIREQEYYLVKWRGYPDSESTWEPRQNLKCVRILKQFHKDLEKELLRRHHRLKPPRHLDPSLANYLVQKAKQRRALQRWEQELNAKRSHLGRITVENEVDLDGPPRAFVYINEYRVGEGITLNQVAVGCECQDCLWAPAGGCCPGASLHKFAYNDQGQVRLRAGLPIYECNSRCRCGYDCPNRVVQKGIRYDLCIFRTDDGRGWGVRTLEKIRKNSFVMEYVGEIITSEEAERRGQIYDRQGATYLFDLDYVEDVYTVDAAYYGNISHFVNHSCDPNLQVYNVFIDNLDERLPRIAFFATRTIRAGEELTFDYNMQVDPVDMESTRMDSNFGLAGLPGSPKKRVRIECKCGTESCRKYLF